The Rhinolophus sinicus isolate RSC01 linkage group LG09, ASM3656204v1, whole genome shotgun sequence genome includes a window with the following:
- the LG09H18orf54 gene encoding lung adenoma susceptibility protein 2 isoform X4: MAKSNIKHRVCSRESSVSSLLASCSLSGSNSSNPDGSFQYKDKLYSSASQALQAYIDDFDLSRMYPGASTGKINIDNCSADIPEFSNNIWKPNNAVETFDHKKGSSIPYRQPTINDIDSISLTTDDLLKLPADGSFSFTYVGSRHRISKKSKKCTGRLISSNTGKNQKFQEPSTAMGKDNLVTPVVYTNIKGKQCGRLKNPKLVSKTNKCISEPSLSFSKKTSFKDSSEHNLEKNYPRWLTSQKSDLNVSGITSIPEFKYPVWLHNQDLLPDTSSQKTYKIFKEDQCSPRHSYQAQRTSRLMNKLDCFEYSFEPSNISHFLSDDKGLVNEYKCDSTCSQCQCENPLLPGQSKKPFSGDKIELLILKAKRNLEHCTEELPKSLKQDDSPCSLDKLEAERSWENIPVTFKSPVPVNSDDSPQQASSAKCAEAFPEDFLDNDNQ; encoded by the exons ATggcaaaatcaaatataaaacacagaGTTTGTTCTCGGGAATCTTCAGTATCTTCTCTGTTAGCAAGCTGCAGCCTGAGTGGTAGTAATTCCTCTAACCCTGATGGCTCTTTTCAGTATAAAGATAAACTGTACAGTTCTGCATCTCAGGCTCTACAGGCCTATATTGATGATTTTGATCTAAGCCGAATGTATCCTGGTGCGAGCACTGGAAAGATTAACATTGATAACTGTTCTGCTGATATACCGGAATTCTCCAACAATATTTGGAAACCAAACAATG CTGTTGAGACATTTGATCACAAAAAAGGCTCGTCCATACCTTACAGACAACCGACTATTAATGACATAGACTCCATTAGCCTAACAACTGATGATCTATTAAAACTTCCAGCAGATGgatcattttctttcacttatgTTGGATCACGTCACCGAATTAGCAAGAAAAGCAAGAAATGCACTGGAAGACTGATTTCTTCAAACACTGGAAAGAATCAAAAGTTTCAAGAACCCTCTACTGCCATGGGCAAGGATAACTTAGTTACTCCAgttgtatatacaaatataaaaggaaagcaaTGTGGTAGGctaaaaaacccaaaacttgTGAGTAAGACTAATAAATGCATTTCTGAACcatctttatctttttccaaGAAAACGTCTTTCAAGGACAGTTCAGAACACAATCTTGAAAAGAATTACCCAAGATGGCTCACTAGCCAGAAGTCTGATCTTAATGTTTCAGGGATAACTAGTATACCTGAGTTCAAATACCCAGTCTGGCTCCACAATCAAGACTTGCTGCCTGACACAAGTAGTCAAAagacttataaaatatttaaagaagatcAGTGTTCCCCTAGACATAGTTATCAGGCACAAAGAACTTCTCGGCTTATGAACAAATTAGATTGTTTTGAATATTCTTTTGAACCCtcaaacatttcacattttttgaGTGATGATAAAGGATTAGTTAATGAATACAAATGTGATTCTACATGTAGCCAGTGTCAGTGTGAGAATCCACTTCTCCCAGGACAATCCAAAAAGCCATTCAGTG gtgACAAAATTGAATTGCTTATCCTGAAGGCCAAGAGAAATCTAGAACATTGTACTGAAGAATTACCAAAGTCTTTGAAACAGGACGACAGTCCTTGTTCGTTAGATAAACTTGAAGCAGAAAGATCATGGGAAAATATTCCTGTTACTTT CAAATCTCCTGTTCCTGTTAATTCTGATGACAGTCCTCAGCAAGCTTCAAGTGCAAAGTGTGCTGAAGCGTTCCCTGAAGACTTTTTAGATAATGATAATCAG tga
- the LG09H18orf54 gene encoding lung adenoma susceptibility protein 2 isoform X2, producing the protein MAKSNIKHRVCSRESSVSSLLASCSLSGSNSSNPDGSFQYKDKLYSSASQALQAYIDDFDLSRMYPGASTGKINIDNCSADIPEFSNNIWKPNNAVETFDHKKGSSIPYRQPTINDIDSISLTTDDLLKLPADGSFSFTYVGSRHRISKKSKKCTGRLISSNTGKNQKFQEPSTAMGKDNLVTPVVYTNIKGKQCGRLKNPKLVSKTNKCISEPSLSFSKKTSFKDSSEHNLEKNYPRWLTSQKSDLNVSGITSIPEFKYPVWLHNQDLLPDTSSQKTYKIFKEDQCSPRHSYQAQRTSRLMNKLDCFEYSFEPSNISHFLSDDKGLVNEYKCDSTCSQCQCENPLLPGQSKKPFSGDKIELLILKAKRNLEHCTEELPKSLKQDDSPCSLDKLEAERSWENIPVTFKSPVPVNSDDSPQQASSAKCAEAFPEDFLDNDNQNCTLSGGKHHGPVEALKQMLFNLQAVQESFNQNKTTEPKGEIKQVSEDDFSKLQLKENMVPITRSLQKICLGFCYLRKQWKSETLDVN; encoded by the exons ATggcaaaatcaaatataaaacacagaGTTTGTTCTCGGGAATCTTCAGTATCTTCTCTGTTAGCAAGCTGCAGCCTGAGTGGTAGTAATTCCTCTAACCCTGATGGCTCTTTTCAGTATAAAGATAAACTGTACAGTTCTGCATCTCAGGCTCTACAGGCCTATATTGATGATTTTGATCTAAGCCGAATGTATCCTGGTGCGAGCACTGGAAAGATTAACATTGATAACTGTTCTGCTGATATACCGGAATTCTCCAACAATATTTGGAAACCAAACAATG CTGTTGAGACATTTGATCACAAAAAAGGCTCGTCCATACCTTACAGACAACCGACTATTAATGACATAGACTCCATTAGCCTAACAACTGATGATCTATTAAAACTTCCAGCAGATGgatcattttctttcacttatgTTGGATCACGTCACCGAATTAGCAAGAAAAGCAAGAAATGCACTGGAAGACTGATTTCTTCAAACACTGGAAAGAATCAAAAGTTTCAAGAACCCTCTACTGCCATGGGCAAGGATAACTTAGTTACTCCAgttgtatatacaaatataaaaggaaagcaaTGTGGTAGGctaaaaaacccaaaacttgTGAGTAAGACTAATAAATGCATTTCTGAACcatctttatctttttccaaGAAAACGTCTTTCAAGGACAGTTCAGAACACAATCTTGAAAAGAATTACCCAAGATGGCTCACTAGCCAGAAGTCTGATCTTAATGTTTCAGGGATAACTAGTATACCTGAGTTCAAATACCCAGTCTGGCTCCACAATCAAGACTTGCTGCCTGACACAAGTAGTCAAAagacttataaaatatttaaagaagatcAGTGTTCCCCTAGACATAGTTATCAGGCACAAAGAACTTCTCGGCTTATGAACAAATTAGATTGTTTTGAATATTCTTTTGAACCCtcaaacatttcacattttttgaGTGATGATAAAGGATTAGTTAATGAATACAAATGTGATTCTACATGTAGCCAGTGTCAGTGTGAGAATCCACTTCTCCCAGGACAATCCAAAAAGCCATTCAGTG gtgACAAAATTGAATTGCTTATCCTGAAGGCCAAGAGAAATCTAGAACATTGTACTGAAGAATTACCAAAGTCTTTGAAACAGGACGACAGTCCTTGTTCGTTAGATAAACTTGAAGCAGAAAGATCATGGGAAAATATTCCTGTTACTTT CAAATCTCCTGTTCCTGTTAATTCTGATGACAGTCCTCAGCAAGCTTCAAGTGCAAAGTGTGCTGAAGCGTTCCCTGAAGACTTTTTAGATAATGATAATCAG AACTGTACCCTTTCTGGAGGAAAACATCATGGTCCTGTTGAAGCCctaaaacaaatgttatttaatcttcaaGCAGTACAAGAAAGTTTTAATCAGAATAAAACCACAGAgccaaaaggagaaattaagcaA
- the LG09H18orf54 gene encoding lung adenoma susceptibility protein 2 isoform X3: protein MAKSNIKHRVCSRESSVSSLLASCSLSGSNSSNPDGSFQYKDKLYSSASQALQAYIDDFDLSRMYPGASTGKINIDNCSADIPEFSNNIWKPNNAVETFDHKKGSSIPYRQPTINDIDSISLTTDDLLKLPADGSFSFTYVGSRHRISKKSKKCTGRLISSNTGKNQKFQEPSTAMGKDNLVTPVVYTNIKGKQCGRLKNPKLVSKTNKCISEPSLSFSKKTSFKDSSEHNLEKNYPRWLTSQKSDLNVSGITSIPEFKYPVWLHNQDLLPDTSSQKTYKIFKEDQCSPRHSYQAQRTSRLMNKLDCFEYSFEPSNISHFLSDDKGLVNEYKCDSTCSQCQCENPLLPGQSKKPFSGDKIELLILKAKRNLEHCTEELPKSLKQDDSPCSLDKLEAERSWENIPVTFKSPVPVNSDDSPQQASSAKCAEAFPEDFLDNDNQGPSAPSRCPSI from the exons ATggcaaaatcaaatataaaacacagaGTTTGTTCTCGGGAATCTTCAGTATCTTCTCTGTTAGCAAGCTGCAGCCTGAGTGGTAGTAATTCCTCTAACCCTGATGGCTCTTTTCAGTATAAAGATAAACTGTACAGTTCTGCATCTCAGGCTCTACAGGCCTATATTGATGATTTTGATCTAAGCCGAATGTATCCTGGTGCGAGCACTGGAAAGATTAACATTGATAACTGTTCTGCTGATATACCGGAATTCTCCAACAATATTTGGAAACCAAACAATG CTGTTGAGACATTTGATCACAAAAAAGGCTCGTCCATACCTTACAGACAACCGACTATTAATGACATAGACTCCATTAGCCTAACAACTGATGATCTATTAAAACTTCCAGCAGATGgatcattttctttcacttatgTTGGATCACGTCACCGAATTAGCAAGAAAAGCAAGAAATGCACTGGAAGACTGATTTCTTCAAACACTGGAAAGAATCAAAAGTTTCAAGAACCCTCTACTGCCATGGGCAAGGATAACTTAGTTACTCCAgttgtatatacaaatataaaaggaaagcaaTGTGGTAGGctaaaaaacccaaaacttgTGAGTAAGACTAATAAATGCATTTCTGAACcatctttatctttttccaaGAAAACGTCTTTCAAGGACAGTTCAGAACACAATCTTGAAAAGAATTACCCAAGATGGCTCACTAGCCAGAAGTCTGATCTTAATGTTTCAGGGATAACTAGTATACCTGAGTTCAAATACCCAGTCTGGCTCCACAATCAAGACTTGCTGCCTGACACAAGTAGTCAAAagacttataaaatatttaaagaagatcAGTGTTCCCCTAGACATAGTTATCAGGCACAAAGAACTTCTCGGCTTATGAACAAATTAGATTGTTTTGAATATTCTTTTGAACCCtcaaacatttcacattttttgaGTGATGATAAAGGATTAGTTAATGAATACAAATGTGATTCTACATGTAGCCAGTGTCAGTGTGAGAATCCACTTCTCCCAGGACAATCCAAAAAGCCATTCAGTG gtgACAAAATTGAATTGCTTATCCTGAAGGCCAAGAGAAATCTAGAACATTGTACTGAAGAATTACCAAAGTCTTTGAAACAGGACGACAGTCCTTGTTCGTTAGATAAACTTGAAGCAGAAAGATCATGGGAAAATATTCCTGTTACTTT CAAATCTCCTGTTCCTGTTAATTCTGATGACAGTCCTCAGCAAGCTTCAAGTGCAAAGTGTGCTGAAGCGTTCCCTGAAGACTTTTTAGATAATGATAATCAG ggcccatcagctccaagtcgttgtccttcaatctag
- the LG09H18orf54 gene encoding lung adenoma susceptibility protein 2 isoform X1 gives MAKSNIKHRVCSRESSVSSLLASCSLSGSNSSNPDGSFQYKDKLYSSASQALQAYIDDFDLSRMYPGASTGKINIDNCSADIPEFSNNIWKPNNAVETFDHKKGSSIPYRQPTINDIDSISLTTDDLLKLPADGSFSFTYVGSRHRISKKSKKCTGRLISSNTGKNQKFQEPSTAMGKDNLVTPVVYTNIKGKQCGRLKNPKLVSKTNKCISEPSLSFSKKTSFKDSSEHNLEKNYPRWLTSQKSDLNVSGITSIPEFKYPVWLHNQDLLPDTSSQKTYKIFKEDQCSPRHSYQAQRTSRLMNKLDCFEYSFEPSNISHFLSDDKGLVNEYKCDSTCSQCQCENPLLPGQSKKPFSGDKIELLILKAKRNLEHCTEELPKSLKQDDSPCSLDKLEAERSWENIPVTFKSPVPVNSDDSPQQASSAKCAEAFPEDFLDNDNQNCTLSGGKHHGPVEALKQMLFNLQAVQESFNQNKTTEPKGEIKQVSEDDFSKLQLKENMVPITRSLQKALHHLSRLRDLVDDTSGKQSPKM, from the exons ATggcaaaatcaaatataaaacacagaGTTTGTTCTCGGGAATCTTCAGTATCTTCTCTGTTAGCAAGCTGCAGCCTGAGTGGTAGTAATTCCTCTAACCCTGATGGCTCTTTTCAGTATAAAGATAAACTGTACAGTTCTGCATCTCAGGCTCTACAGGCCTATATTGATGATTTTGATCTAAGCCGAATGTATCCTGGTGCGAGCACTGGAAAGATTAACATTGATAACTGTTCTGCTGATATACCGGAATTCTCCAACAATATTTGGAAACCAAACAATG CTGTTGAGACATTTGATCACAAAAAAGGCTCGTCCATACCTTACAGACAACCGACTATTAATGACATAGACTCCATTAGCCTAACAACTGATGATCTATTAAAACTTCCAGCAGATGgatcattttctttcacttatgTTGGATCACGTCACCGAATTAGCAAGAAAAGCAAGAAATGCACTGGAAGACTGATTTCTTCAAACACTGGAAAGAATCAAAAGTTTCAAGAACCCTCTACTGCCATGGGCAAGGATAACTTAGTTACTCCAgttgtatatacaaatataaaaggaaagcaaTGTGGTAGGctaaaaaacccaaaacttgTGAGTAAGACTAATAAATGCATTTCTGAACcatctttatctttttccaaGAAAACGTCTTTCAAGGACAGTTCAGAACACAATCTTGAAAAGAATTACCCAAGATGGCTCACTAGCCAGAAGTCTGATCTTAATGTTTCAGGGATAACTAGTATACCTGAGTTCAAATACCCAGTCTGGCTCCACAATCAAGACTTGCTGCCTGACACAAGTAGTCAAAagacttataaaatatttaaagaagatcAGTGTTCCCCTAGACATAGTTATCAGGCACAAAGAACTTCTCGGCTTATGAACAAATTAGATTGTTTTGAATATTCTTTTGAACCCtcaaacatttcacattttttgaGTGATGATAAAGGATTAGTTAATGAATACAAATGTGATTCTACATGTAGCCAGTGTCAGTGTGAGAATCCACTTCTCCCAGGACAATCCAAAAAGCCATTCAGTG gtgACAAAATTGAATTGCTTATCCTGAAGGCCAAGAGAAATCTAGAACATTGTACTGAAGAATTACCAAAGTCTTTGAAACAGGACGACAGTCCTTGTTCGTTAGATAAACTTGAAGCAGAAAGATCATGGGAAAATATTCCTGTTACTTT CAAATCTCCTGTTCCTGTTAATTCTGATGACAGTCCTCAGCAAGCTTCAAGTGCAAAGTGTGCTGAAGCGTTCCCTGAAGACTTTTTAGATAATGATAATCAG AACTGTACCCTTTCTGGAGGAAAACATCATGGTCCTGTTGAAGCCctaaaacaaatgttatttaatcttcaaGCAGTACAAGAAAGTTTTAATCAGAATAAAACCACAGAgccaaaaggagaaattaagcaA